The following coding sequences lie in one Niabella agricola genomic window:
- a CDS encoding DUF3298 and DUF4163 domain-containing protein, whose amino-acid sequence MKKVLLLLLLTPALFFSCKHSDKKSNAPSGSDSLSAQVPDNYYLQYEGTIGNQPATMHVVKFGNTYDVNYAYNNEGQPIDLLFQKDSLLKNDSLFFTEFAPRSVQEDSSGTDAALHLVIRPDGITGLKLNSKNEQQQVQFHPKAGGSAFVPVGYMDSIRIPGFKKDTPTAFSSLVLLEPGTTPNHWFTALLKQYILGAQKPDSASLQTTLTQFGRSFIENFRDDIDTMKASDNEEEAPFSMMHYDQQISSNLIYNNHGYAVLSVGNYAYTGGAHGMYGQTMLCLDMQQQKALALSDVLKVDSATLQPILERQLRARYKIAPDKPLTDILFDERLALTDNFYFTTKGIGFIYQPYEVAAYAVGVVDVWVPYADLRPYLQPAFVQRMGI is encoded by the coding sequence ATGAAAAAAGTACTCCTTCTGTTGCTCCTTACTCCGGCGCTGTTCTTCAGTTGTAAGCATTCCGATAAAAAAAGCAATGCTCCTTCTGGCAGCGACTCACTATCTGCACAGGTACCAGACAATTATTACCTCCAATACGAAGGAACCATTGGCAACCAGCCGGCGACGATGCATGTGGTTAAGTTTGGCAATACCTACGACGTAAATTATGCGTATAACAATGAAGGCCAACCCATCGACCTCTTGTTCCAGAAAGACAGCCTGCTTAAAAACGACAGTTTATTTTTTACGGAATTCGCACCGCGTTCTGTACAGGAAGATTCCAGCGGTACCGATGCAGCATTGCATCTGGTGATTCGTCCGGATGGGATCACCGGTTTAAAGTTAAACAGCAAAAATGAACAACAACAGGTCCAGTTCCATCCCAAAGCAGGAGGTAGCGCCTTTGTACCCGTGGGCTATATGGACTCGATCCGGATCCCTGGTTTTAAAAAGGACACCCCCACGGCCTTTTCAAGCCTGGTGCTCCTGGAACCAGGCACCACGCCGAACCACTGGTTTACAGCACTGTTAAAGCAATATATCCTGGGGGCACAAAAACCGGATTCCGCATCCCTGCAAACCACCCTGACTCAATTTGGAAGAAGCTTTATCGAAAATTTCCGGGACGATATCGATACCATGAAGGCTTCGGACAATGAAGAGGAAGCCCCTTTTTCAATGATGCATTATGATCAGCAGATCAGCTCCAACCTTATCTACAATAACCATGGCTACGCCGTGCTCAGCGTGGGCAATTATGCCTATACCGGTGGAGCGCATGGTATGTACGGTCAAACCATGCTTTGCCTGGATATGCAGCAGCAAAAAGCACTGGCCCTGAGCGACGTGCTGAAGGTCGACTCTGCAACCCTGCAGCCCATCCTGGAACGTCAGCTGAGAGCAAGGTATAAGATAGCGCCAGATAAACCGCTAACGGATATTCTTTTTGATGAACGGCTGGCCCTTACTGATAATTTTTATTTTACCACTAAAGGCATCGGGTTTATTTACCAGCCCTATGAAGTAGCGGCTTATGCAGTTGGCGTGGTGGATGTATGGGTGCCTTATGCCGATCTCCGGCCTTACCTCCAACCGGCGTTTGTACAGCGCATGGGCATCTAA
- a CDS encoding outer membrane beta-barrel protein has translation MKRRLLLTCLIAWAAVAGAQDKPDTLVINGVTIIRDNKPLEREPRKGFLKSINTKRSLKNVVTEWGMVDIGMSNFVDGTHYTDVAAQAYAPGSNEQWFATKYFKSRNVNVWIVTQRYNLIHHFLNLKYGLGLELNNYRFKNPVRFNPRPATDIVNPPVVSIDETPGRSYRKNKLAADYITIPLMLNFNFTPDRLYPFELSAGVSVGYLYAARNKTITSDEGKLKAKDNFDLDPWKLSYVGDLTLGVVTLYGSYAFKSMYKRGLDHTPYNFGIRLRPADFFSKIQN, from the coding sequence ATGAAACGAAGATTACTGCTAACTTGTCTGATTGCCTGGGCCGCCGTTGCAGGAGCCCAGGATAAGCCGGACACCCTGGTAATAAACGGCGTAACCATCATCCGGGATAATAAACCTCTGGAGCGGGAACCGAGGAAGGGATTTTTAAAAAGTATCAATACGAAAAGAAGTCTGAAGAATGTGGTTACCGAGTGGGGAATGGTCGATATTGGCATGTCGAATTTTGTGGACGGTACCCATTATACGGATGTGGCAGCACAGGCCTATGCCCCGGGGAGCAATGAGCAGTGGTTTGCTACAAAGTATTTCAAATCGAGGAATGTGAATGTCTGGATCGTTACCCAACGGTATAACCTGATCCATCATTTTTTGAATCTGAAATATGGGCTGGGACTGGAACTGAACAATTACCGGTTTAAAAACCCTGTCCGGTTTAATCCCCGCCCGGCAACGGATATTGTGAACCCTCCGGTGGTTTCCATAGATGAAACGCCGGGCCGGAGTTACCGGAAAAATAAGCTGGCTGCAGATTACATTACCATCCCCCTGATGTTGAACTTCAACTTTACACCGGACCGGTTGTATCCTTTTGAGCTGAGCGCCGGTGTAAGCGTGGGGTATTTATATGCGGCCCGGAATAAGACCATTACTTCCGACGAAGGAAAACTGAAGGCAAAAGATAATTTTGATCTTGATCCCTGGAAGCTGTCTTATGTGGGAGATCTTACCCTGGGTGTGGTTACATTATATGGATCCTATGCATTCAAGAGCATGTACAAACGCGGACTGGATCATACACCCTATAATTTCGGCATCCGGTTAAGGCCCGCTGATTTCTTTAGTAAAATTCAGAATTAA
- a CDS encoding RagB/SusD family nutrient uptake outer membrane protein: protein MIKQQSLIPLFAVAALLLVSCKKYLTLEPQSAFDEKYIFSTVVNTRSAVLGVYDQLAGDQGYGSRLSMMYPYDNDEMIGVTNGSAPDNSSRDLSRYNLQPTNAQLLQPFNQLYSGIERANICIKNIPAMALYTGGSEAEKTELKRLYGEALTLRAQFYFELIRNWGDVPAPFRPSADQAHLLVEKTDRDIIYDTLLANLKLAADLVPWRKTVTSDERITKGAVKALRARLALFRGGYSLRKSGSMERRADYRDYYKIARDECYELLQRRDQHTLNPSFQSVFKDGIDAYKIDPFGEVLFEVAMAREVDSKLGYYDGPRFYIPGNTALLGNGSVRVIPVYFYSFDSIDTRRDVTCAPYYNNADNTKTVQTLVNMTSGKFRADWITPALTSAIQATGINWPILRFSDVLLMFAEAENELNNGPTADAIQAFEEVRKRGFKGNEGRIGTTPSDKQGFFDALVKERSFEFGGEGIRKYDLIRWNLLAQKISDVRDRYTKLINLQAPYDNIPQYMYYLPGSQQVVFANSLYRPSPSGATGYIRVNWTRSITASWITNVAQLYKPNHSELLPIPQSVIDANPKITQDYGY, encoded by the coding sequence ATGATAAAGCAACAATCTTTGATACCACTTTTTGCGGTTGCAGCCCTGCTGCTCGTTTCCTGTAAAAAGTACCTGACGCTGGAACCGCAGTCGGCATTTGACGAAAAATATATTTTCAGTACAGTAGTCAATACCCGGAGCGCCGTGCTCGGGGTCTATGATCAGCTGGCCGGGGACCAGGGTTATGGCAGCCGGCTGAGTATGATGTATCCCTATGACAACGACGAAATGATTGGCGTTACCAATGGATCTGCCCCAGACAATAGTTCCCGTGATCTTTCACGATACAATCTTCAGCCTACCAATGCGCAGTTGCTGCAACCTTTTAACCAGCTGTATTCTGGTATTGAGCGCGCCAATATCTGCATCAAAAATATCCCGGCGATGGCCTTGTACACCGGCGGAAGCGAAGCAGAAAAAACGGAGCTGAAAAGACTGTATGGAGAAGCCTTAACCCTGCGGGCGCAGTTTTATTTTGAGCTGATCCGCAACTGGGGCGATGTGCCCGCACCGTTTAGGCCTTCCGCCGATCAGGCGCATCTTCTTGTTGAAAAAACAGACCGCGATATTATTTACGACACGCTCCTGGCCAACCTCAAACTGGCCGCGGACCTGGTACCCTGGCGCAAGACCGTTACTTCCGATGAACGCATCACCAAAGGCGCGGTTAAAGCCCTGCGTGCCCGGCTGGCATTATTCCGCGGTGGCTATTCGCTGCGCAAATCCGGGAGTATGGAACGCAGGGCCGATTACCGCGATTATTATAAAATAGCGAGAGACGAATGCTACGAACTGCTTCAGCGCAGAGACCAGCATACGCTTAATCCAAGTTTTCAGTCGGTATTTAAGGATGGCATCGATGCTTACAAAATTGACCCGTTCGGAGAAGTGCTGTTTGAAGTGGCTATGGCCCGCGAAGTAGATAGCAAGCTGGGATATTATGATGGTCCACGCTTCTACATCCCCGGCAATACGGCACTGCTGGGCAACGGATCCGTTCGGGTCATTCCGGTATATTTTTACTCTTTTGACTCCATAGACACCCGCCGTGATGTAACCTGTGCTCCTTATTACAATAACGCAGACAATACCAAAACGGTACAGACCCTGGTAAATATGACCAGCGGGAAATTCCGTGCCGACTGGATCACGCCGGCCTTAACATCGGCCATACAGGCCACCGGTATCAACTGGCCCATCCTTCGGTTTTCCGATGTACTTCTGATGTTTGCTGAAGCGGAAAATGAGCTGAATAACGGCCCTACCGCCGATGCCATCCAGGCATTTGAAGAAGTACGGAAAAGAGGGTTCAAAGGAAACGAGGGACGCATCGGCACAACTCCATCCGATAAACAGGGATTTTTTGATGCGCTGGTAAAAGAGCGTTCCTTTGAATTCGGAGGGGAGGGCATCCGCAAATATGACCTGATCCGCTGGAACCTGCTGGCGCAAAAGATAAGCGATGTACGCGACCGCTATACCAAACTGATAAACCTGCAGGCGCCCTATGACAACATACCGCAGTATATGTATTACCTGCCAGGATCGCAACAGGTAGTTTTTGCCAACTCCTTATACCGGCCATCGCCTTCCGGCGCTACAGGCTACATCCGCGTTAACTGGACACGGTCCATCACCGCATCCTGGATCACCAATGTAGCACAGCTATACAAACCCAACCACAGTGAGTTACTGCCCATTCCCCAGTCCGTGATCGATGCCAACCCAAAAATCACGCAGGACTATGGGTATTAA